Proteins encoded by one window of Sorangium aterium:
- a CDS encoding HAD-IG family 5'-nucleotidase, with amino-acid sequence MDKLDCLAAPPPKQRGIFCNRTLNLRSIKAIGYDMDYTLIHYRVEAWERRAYEHLRHLLESEGWPVGDLTFEPDLVIRGLILDTELGNLLKVNRFGYVKRAYHGTKPIDFETQRATYARTIVDLADGRYVFLNTLFSLSEGCMYAKLVDLLDQRRLPEVLGYSDLYRRVKDRLDATHMEGQLKAEIIGDPDRFVLLDPEIPLTLLDQREAGKKLVLITNSEWVYTRAMMSYAFDRFLPGGMTWRDLFDVVIVSARKPEFFSSRSPLFEVVTEDGLLRPAGRLRVGGHYLGGNAGLVEHHLGLSGDEILYIGDHIYGDVHVSKSALRWRTALIIRELEDEIVAIEEARGAEARLDLWMREKEDAERVYARLRLELQRMRAGYGPVSGATEGEIQVKMNELKASLAALDARIAPLAKASAETLNPRWGLLLRTGNDKSHLARQIERSADIYTSRVSNFLLATPHVLLRSHRGSLPHDPMGAPPGAERQNGEPAPVDDATPVGM; translated from the coding sequence ATGGACAAGCTGGATTGCCTCGCCGCCCCGCCGCCCAAGCAGCGGGGGATCTTCTGCAACCGGACGCTGAATCTCCGTTCGATCAAGGCGATCGGATACGACATGGATTACACGCTGATCCACTACCGGGTGGAGGCGTGGGAGCGTCGGGCCTATGAGCACCTCCGGCACCTTCTGGAGAGCGAGGGCTGGCCGGTCGGCGACCTGACGTTCGAGCCGGACCTCGTGATCCGAGGGCTCATCCTGGACACCGAGCTCGGCAATCTGCTCAAGGTGAATCGGTTCGGCTACGTGAAGCGGGCCTACCACGGCACGAAGCCGATCGACTTCGAGACACAGCGCGCGACCTACGCGCGGACGATCGTCGACCTCGCGGACGGGCGCTACGTCTTCCTGAACACGCTCTTCTCGCTCTCGGAGGGGTGCATGTACGCGAAGCTGGTCGATCTGCTCGATCAGCGCCGGCTGCCCGAGGTGCTCGGCTACAGCGATCTCTATCGCCGTGTGAAGGATCGCCTCGACGCGACGCACATGGAGGGGCAGCTGAAGGCCGAGATCATCGGCGATCCGGACCGGTTCGTGCTGCTCGATCCGGAGATCCCGCTCACGCTGCTCGACCAGAGGGAGGCGGGCAAGAAGCTCGTCCTGATCACGAACTCGGAGTGGGTCTACACGCGCGCGATGATGAGCTACGCGTTCGACCGCTTCCTGCCGGGCGGCATGACGTGGCGCGACCTGTTCGACGTGGTCATCGTCTCCGCGCGAAAGCCGGAGTTCTTCTCGAGCCGCAGCCCGCTCTTCGAGGTGGTCACGGAGGACGGCCTCCTGCGCCCGGCCGGCCGGCTGCGCGTGGGCGGGCACTACCTGGGCGGCAACGCGGGGCTCGTCGAGCACCACCTGGGGCTGTCCGGCGACGAGATCCTCTACATCGGCGATCACATCTATGGAGATGTGCACGTGTCGAAGAGCGCCTTGCGGTGGCGCACGGCGCTCATCATCCGGGAGCTCGAGGACGAGATCGTCGCGATCGAGGAGGCGCGCGGGGCCGAGGCGCGCCTCGATCTCTGGATGCGGGAGAAGGAGGACGCCGAGCGCGTCTATGCCAGGCTGCGCCTGGAGCTCCAGCGGATGCGCGCCGGCTACGGGCCGGTCTCCGGGGCGACGGAGGGCGAGATCCAGGTGAAGATGAACGAGCTCAAGGCGAGCCTCGCGGCGCTCGACGCGCGGATCGCGCCGCTCGCGAAGGCGTCGGCCGAGACGTTGAACCCGAGGTGGGGGCTGCTCCTCCGCACGGGCAACGACAAGAGCCACCTGGCCCGGCAGATCGAGCGTTCGGCGGACATCTACACGTCCCGCGTCTCCAACTTTCTCCTGGCGACGCCTCACGTGCTGCTCCGCTCGCACCGCGGGAGCCTGCCGCACGATCCCATGGGCGCACCGCCGGGCGCCGAGCGGCAGAACGGCGAGCCCGCCCCGGTCGACGACGCGACGCCCGTGGGCATGTAG
- a CDS encoding SpoIIE family protein phosphatase: MKLSVEYAILPKDGELVSGDAAFVRAGEDGVLFAVIDALGHGEHAAAAANVALKALADAPSGEDVRALIDRLHVRLRGTRGAAGMICRFREGRLQGCGIGNVELMSHGTRVQWLQSPGILGASLSKVRIFDAQLARGDRLVVFTDGVSPRFDLSLFRGMKAADACRALMSRHRRSHDDSTVLIADIEP; encoded by the coding sequence GTGAAGCTCTCCGTGGAGTACGCGATCCTCCCCAAGGACGGAGAGCTCGTGAGCGGCGACGCCGCGTTCGTGCGGGCCGGGGAGGACGGCGTCCTCTTCGCGGTCATCGACGCCCTCGGCCACGGCGAGCACGCAGCGGCCGCGGCGAACGTCGCGCTCAAGGCGCTCGCGGACGCGCCGAGCGGCGAGGACGTCCGCGCCCTCATCGATCGCCTCCACGTGCGGCTCCGCGGCACCCGCGGCGCCGCCGGCATGATCTGTCGCTTCCGGGAGGGGCGGCTCCAGGGCTGCGGCATCGGCAACGTCGAGCTGATGTCGCACGGCACGCGCGTCCAGTGGCTCCAGAGCCCGGGCATCCTCGGCGCATCGCTCAGCAAGGTCCGGATCTTCGATGCGCAGCTCGCGCGGGGCGACCGTCTCGTCGTGTTCACCGACGGGGTCTCCCCTCGCTTCGATCTATCGCTGTTTCGTGGAATGAAGGCCGCGGATGCCTGCCGCGCCCTCATGAGCCGACACCGGCGCTCGCACGATGACTCAACGGTCTTGATCGCCGACATCGAACCTTAG
- a CDS encoding STAS domain-containing protein, with translation MELKRLPIINLWDRILVPIQGDVTDDLAEQLNTEVLRAIHESGAKGLVIDLTAVWIMDSHLCAVLSNLASAARLMGTPTILSGLSPEIAMTLQAMGVELEAVKTALTLEQALTMLGLEVRRAEARDEDDDEDDDDLFDDEDEDDEDDDGWEADDRGDARRSPTNGRSPRPTTSLDRRQSGKSRLRRR, from the coding sequence ATGGAGCTCAAGCGCCTTCCGATCATCAACCTGTGGGACCGGATCCTGGTGCCCATCCAGGGGGACGTGACCGATGACCTCGCGGAGCAGCTGAACACCGAGGTGCTGCGGGCCATCCACGAGAGCGGCGCGAAGGGGCTGGTCATCGATCTCACGGCCGTCTGGATCATGGATAGCCACCTGTGCGCGGTGCTCTCGAACCTTGCCTCCGCCGCGCGGCTCATGGGCACACCGACCATCCTGTCCGGGCTGAGCCCCGAGATAGCGATGACGCTCCAGGCCATGGGGGTCGAGCTCGAGGCCGTGAAGACGGCGCTGACGCTCGAGCAGGCGCTCACGATGCTCGGGCTCGAGGTGCGCAGGGCCGAGGCGCGCGACGAGGACGACGACGAGGACGACGACGACCTGTTCGACGACGAGGACGAGGACGACGAGGACGACGACGGGTGGGAGGCGGACGACCGCGGCGACGCCCGCCGATCGCCGACGAACGGGCGATCACCTCGGCCCACGACGAGCCTCGATCGGCGGCAGAGCGGGAAGAGCCGGCTCAGGCGCCGCTGA